The DNA region GGTTCAAGGGGTTCGCGGGGGCTCTTGATGCTGCCTCACTAGACAAGATCAGGGGCCTCCCAGGGGTGAGTCTTTTGTCCCCCTCTCCGTTGGTTGTAGATTATTGACATGATAGTAAAAAGGTCGAATACATCGAACAAGACGCTTCCTTCACCATCGGCTCTGCCGCCGAGCTAGTCTCGAAGCGGTATCTCATCACGCAAGCCAACGCCCCCTGGAACCTGGCGAGGATCTCGAGTCATACGCTTGGGTCGACGGTGTACAGGTATGACAACAGCAGCGGGTTTGGGACTTGTTCGTACGTGATTGATACGGGGGTTCAGGTTACGCATCCGGTGTGTGTCCCCTCTCTTTCAGAATAAAGTGGGATAGATGCTGACGTAAGTTGAAGCAATTCGCCGGCAACGCCGTCTGGGGCACCAACACTGCCGGTGACGGGATCAACACCGACTCTAACGGGCATGGCACCGCGCTTGCTGGCGTCATTGGTGCGCAGATTTATGGTGTGGCGAAGAAGACAAAGATTGTTGCTGTCAAGGTGTTGGGTGCTTCTGGTTCGGGGACCACGTACgttctccccttcttcccacccccccccctcttctcctaTCGTGTCTAACCTTGTGTAGATCAGGTGTAATCGCCGGAATGAACTGGGTCATCCAAGACAAGGCCACTCGCGGCTGTCCAAAGGGTGTATCGGCCAATATTGCGCTTGGGGGGTCCTTCTCCGCAGCTATGAACAACGCTGTTGCTGCCATGGTGTCCAACAATGTGTttgtggctgttgctgctggggggaGTAACACTAATGCTGGAAACACATCCCCGGCGAGCGCGCCGCAGGCTTGTACCGCTGCTGCGAGCACGGCGAGTGATGCGAGGGCTAGTAGTTCGAATTATGGGGCTGTGATTGATATTTTTGCGCCGGGGGAGAGGATTTTGACGGCTTGGACTAATGGGGGGACGGTGAGTAATTTCCCTACTctggggtgatggggaaagggagatgaCTGACAATGGAATAGAATACGCTTTCTGGAACGTCGTTTGCTGCGGCGCATATC from Podospora pseudopauciseta strain CBS 411.78 chromosome 6, whole genome shotgun sequence includes:
- a CDS encoding hypothetical protein (COG:O; MEROPS:MER0000338; EggNog:ENOG503NU05), which gives rise to MLFSTALLALLPAVLAVPAPLIQPRDPSAKLIPGKYIVKFKDDSSDVLISKALGGRKPDYLYKSKGFKGFAGALDAASLDKIRGLPGVEYIEQDASFTIGSAAELVSKRYLITQANAPWNLARISSHTLGSTVYRYDNSSGFGTCSYVIDTGVQVTHPQFAGNAVWGTNTAGDGINTDSNGHGTALAGVIGAQIYGVAKKTKIVAVKVLGASGSGTTSGVIAGMNWVIQDKATRGCPKGVSANIALGGSFSAAMNNAVAAMVSNNVFVAVAAGGSNTNAGNTSPASAPQACTAAASTASDARASSSNYGAVIDIFAPGERILTAWTNGGTNTLSGTSFAAAHITGLGSYLFGLPNASQTGANMCAYIQSIATVGVLTGVPAGTVNLLAYNGWDLFTFP